The genomic stretch CGTGGCCGATGGCACGGGCGGGCATGCCTTCTCCCGCACGCTCGAGGAGCACAACCGCGCGGTGGCTCGCTGGCGCGAGATCGAGCGCCAGCGCGGCGCGCGCTGATCGGCGAGACGGAACGTCGCCCTGATCAGCGCGACGGCGCCTCGCGCGCCGGCAGCACGCTGTCCGTGCGCCCCATCAGCCGGTACGCCACCAGGCCGATCCACTCCCGGAAGGCCCATTCGAACTGGCCAAGCCGTTCGGGGAAGGGCGCGTCGTACCAGGATTGCCAGGTGGTGCCGGTGCGGTAGTTGACCGGCCAGGGCACGATGCCGCGCCAGCCAGCCGCGCGGAACACCGCGACTGACCGTGGCATATGCGATGCGGACGTCACCAGCAGCCAGGTCTGGTCCGGGCGCGGGTTGAGCAGCCGGTAGGTCAGGACCGCGTTCTCGTGCGTGTTGCGCGCCGCATCCTCATAGACGACACGATCGGGTGGGATGCCCATGGCGGTCCAAAGCTCGCGCGCGACATCGGCCTCGGTCATCGCGCCATGCACGAAGGACCCCTGCCCGCCGCTGAAGACCAGGCGGGCGTTCGGGTAGCGGCGCGCCAGGATCACGCCTTCCGTCATGCGTTCGGCCGCGCCGTTCAGCGACGGGATGCGGCGCGCCTCGGTGATGTTCTGGTCCACCGCGCCGCCCAGCACAATGATGCCGTCCACATGCGCGGGCGCTTCTGCAGGCCGCGCGAAGCGGTTCTCGAGCGGCAGCAACATCCACTGGTGCACCGGTGTCGCGACCAGCATCAGGAAGAAGCCGAGGCTCGCGAGGATCAACCACCGGCCCAATCGCCGCCCGCGCCAGACCATGACCAGCCCGACGAACCCGACGATCAGGGCGAAGTGGCCCGGGCGCGCGGGGAACCAGAGGATCTTGGAGAGCGCGAAAAGAAAGTCCTGCATGGCCGTGCCGTGTCAGCCCAACCGATGGCGCAATCGTGGCGCGGTCACGCCGCGGGCGGGGCAGGTGGGCGGCCATCCCCGAAGAAACGCGCGACGTGCTTCGGCTCCTCGTCGGCCGGCGCGTGGTTCACGTGCTTGGCCGGCGCCACCGCGGGAATGAGTGCGTCACAGGCCATCTGCGCCTCCGATGCGTGCAAGGCTACCGAACCAGCCAAGCCCGCGTCCAGCGCGCGCGCCGTTCACGCCGCCGTGCCCAGCGACCAGTTCTGCGTCGCGAAGGACTGGCGCTGCCCATCGCCCGAAGGCGGGATGACCTCGAGGAAGCTCGCCACGCGCGGCACCTGGATCTGCAGGCGGATGTCCTCGCCAAGTTCGGGCGGCAGGGTGAAGGACAGCGCCATGATCGGTCCCTCGCCGACCGGCGCGATGCGCGCGGGCAGACGCTTTGTGCCGTCGGCCGGATAGAGGTTGATGCCTTCGTGGCGGAAGCCGATGAGCGCCGGGACCTCGAAGCACAGGCGCACCTGGTCCGGGCTGCGACGCACCCGCAGGTCCGAGATCGCCGAGGGACCGGCCCACCATTCCGCGGTGCCGTCGCCGCGCATCGCGCGCGCGTACCAGCCGCGTCCGAGCCAGATGCCGTGCCCCTTCCCGTCCGAGAAGGCGCAGGAGGCATGAAGCTCGTCAGGCGGCGGCGCCGCGGCGTTCGCCACCGCCGCGCGCCAGGCGTCGTAGCGCTGCTGCGCCATCGACCAGAGCGCGTAGTCGAGGGACAGGCGATGCGGGTTCTCCCGCACGAAGGCGGTGACCTCGTCATCCTGTTCGGCGGCTTGCGCGACATTCACGCGCAGGCCACCGGGCACCGCAGGGCGCCCGGTCTCGATCGGCCACCAGCGGCAGAAATCGTCGATCTGCTCAGTGGGCACGAGCCAGCGCACGCGGCGCGCCGCTGCGCCCAGACGTTGGAGTATCCAAAGGTCGCGACCGTCGCGGTAGTAGCCGAGGTCGCGGTTCTCGAAGACCTTCACCAGGCTGTCGGCCTGTACGTTGAACAGGTGCTCCCCGTAGTGCTGCGCGAAGCGGCGGAAGCCCAGCCCGCGCGCCGGCGCATGCAGGCGCAACCGGGGTTCGCGCAGGATATGCGCGAACAGCGAACGCACATGCGTGACCGGATCGCGCACCGTGCAGATGATATCCACCGCGGGATCCAGGCCGCGCAGGACTCCGACGCCGGCATGGCCCTCGACGAAATCGTGCTTGCGCAGCAGGTCGCGCAGGTGGCTCTGGTTGCGGATATCCGCCTGCAGGATCCAGCTGCGGTCGCGCGGGAAGGCGGCGGACAGCCGCGTGGCCAGGGTCTGGCCGCCGGTCTTGGGGATGTGAAGGTAGTAGATCATCGTGACCTCGCCGCCGGTCGGACCCGCGCGCTCAATCGGGATCGACCCGCGAGAGGTACAGCAGCGCATCCTCGCGGCGCGGCAGGATGTCCTCGATGGTGCAGGGGTGCACCTGGCCGTCGAAGCCGATCTCGCGCAGCGGGAACAGGTCGGCGATCTCGCGCAGCGTCTCGGCCGCCTGGCGGCAGCGCCCGGGGTTGAACTCCATCACGACCTTGATGTCGGGATTGCGCCCGATCATCTGCTGCATGCCGCGCCAGACCAGTTCCTCCGCGCCCTCGACGTCGATTTTCACGAAGTCCACGCGCCCGGGCATCGCATCATCGAGCGAGCGCACCTGCACCTCATAGACGTTCGACGAGGAATCGTGGCGCATCGCGGCGGCCGCCTCCGCCTCATGGAGCAGCCGCCCGTTCTTCGGCTCGGCCTCGGTCGCGAAGAACAGCATCGGGCGGCCCGAGGCGGCGGCCAGCGCGACCGGATGGACCTGCACCGTCTGCCAGAAGCCGTTCAGCGCCGCGGTCTGGCGCAGCAGCTGCACCATCCGCGGATTGGGCTCGAAGGCGTGCACCACGCCCTCGTGGCCCACCAGGTCGGCCATCAGCACCGCGTAGTAGCCGTGGTTCGCCCCGACATCGAGCGCGACCTGACCGGGCTTCACGTTGCGCCAAATGAATTCGGTCAGCCAGTATTCCCAGAAGCCCTCGAACATCAGATGCGGCGCGAAGCCGACATCGCGACGGTCGAGGTACATCTTGTAGCGGCCAAGCATGCGGCACAGGATCGTGGTCGCATCCACCTGCACGTTCATGCAGCGCGCGCGCATCATGCCCTCGGCCATCACGCGGTCGCCCATGTCGCGCATCTGCGCCACCGTGACATAGGGCAGCACGGCGTCGCCCGCGGCCGCGAGACGCTGGATCGTCGCGTTGGCCTGGCGCAATTCGGCCTGCAGAACATCGATGCGGCTTTCGATCGATGACAGCCTCTGTCCGATGCTCGGCGCCGGGTCGGTGCCCGCGGTCATGTCGTCCATCGCCAGGGTCGCTCCCCGCGCCACCGCGGCGCCTCTATCAAGGTCGTTTCGGGATACCATGCACCCCGACGGTGCGCCTAGAGCAGCGCCCGGCTGACCGGAACCGCTGACCTGACACAAGCGGCTCCGGAATCGTTGTTTTTCAAGGCAAGGCATCCGACCGGACGATTCCATCCGATCGGCTCATGCTCTAGCTCAGGACCGTAGCGCCCCGCAGCGCCGCGACCTGCATCACTCCTCGGCGTAGGGGTTCTTGGTGCCGCGCAGCTGCAGCCTGATGGGCACGCCCGGCATGGCGAAGGTGTCGCGGAAGGTGTTCACCAGATAGCGGCGGTAATCCTCCGGCAGATCCTCGGCGCGCGTGCCGAAGATCGCGATGGTCGGCGGGCGCGCCTTGGGCATGGTGCCGTAGCGCAGCTTGATGCGCCGCCCTTCCACCGCCGGCGGCGGATGGCGCGACAGCGCGCCTTCCAGCCAGCGATTCAGCTCGCCGGTGCCCACGCGCTTGTTCCACAGCGCATAGGCCGTGCGCACCGCGGGCATCAGCTTGTCCACGCCACGCCCGGTCTGCGCCGAGAGCGGCACGACCGCGATGCCGCGCAGCTGCGCGAGCGATGCCATCAGCGTGTCGTCGAGCACCCGGCGCGTCGCTGCGCGGTCCTCGACCGCGTCCCACTTGTTGAAGGCGATCACGATGCCGCGGCCCTCGCGCTCCGCCAGGCGGGCGATGCGCAAATCCTGCTCGTCCATGCCGAGCAGCGCGTCCACCACCAGGATCACCACCTCGGCTTCCTTGAGCGCGCCGAGCGTGGCGGCGACCGACATCTGCTCGAGCCGTTCCTGGATGCGTGCCTTCTTGCGCATTCCCGCGGTATCGACCAGGCGCACGCGCCCGCCGGTGTGGTCGACCCATTCGTGGGCCACGGAATCGCGCGTCAGGCCCGGCTCGGGCCCGGTGATCATGCGCTCCTCGCCCATCAGGGCGTTCAGCAGGGTCGACTTGCCGGCATTGGGGCGGCCCACGATGGCGATGCGCAGCGGGCGGTCGGGATCTTCCGCCGCGTCCTCCGGCTCGTCCTCGGGCGGGGCGCCGAGTGCTTCGGTCACCGCCTCGTGCAGCGCGCCCAGGCCCTCATTGTGCTCGGCGCTGACCGCGACGGGGTCGCCCAGGCCGAGTTCGAAGGCCTCCATCGCGGCCGCGATGCCGCCGCGGCCCTCGGCCTTGTTCGCCACCACCAGCACCGGCAGCGCGGCCTTGCGCAGCCAGGCGGCGAAGGCGCGGTCGGCGGGTGTCAGCCCGGCGCGCGCATCGATCACGAACAACACCAGGTCGGCGGCGCGCAAGGCGGCCTCGGAGCTCTGGCGCATCCGCCCCGCCACGGTATCGGGCGGCGCTTCCTCGAGACCCGCGGTGTCGACCAGCGTGACATCCCGCCCGCCGATGCGCGCCTCCGCCTGCTTGCGGTCGCGCGTGACACCGGGCGTGTCGTCCACGATGGCGATGCGCCGCTGCGCCAGGCGGTTGAACAGCGTGGACTTGCCGACATTGGGCCGGCCCAGGATCACGACGGTGGGGGTCATGGCGCGGCGCGCTCAGCCGGCGCCGGCGAAGGCGACCAGCGTCGCGTCGTCGGTCGCCGCCAGCAGCAGGTTGCCCGCGACGATGGGCTGCAACGAGAGCGGCCCGGGCAGCGCGGTGCGGCCCGTCACCTCGCCGGTGGCGGGGTCGATCGCGACCAGTTCGTCGCGGCTGGTGCCAACCAGCAGGCGCCCGCCGGCCAGCACGGGGGAGGACAGGCCAATGCGTTCCTGCGGCCGGCTGCCGCGCGCGGGCGGGCGCAGGGATGTCGCCCAGCGCACCAGCCCGCTGTCGCGCCCGATCGCCGCGACCTGGCCGACATCATTGGCCAGGAAGGCCCAGTCGCCCGCCACCCAGGGGGCCTCGGTGCCGCCGGTCTCCTCCTCCCAGAGCCGCCGGCCCGACCGCAGGTCGACACAGATGGTCAGGCCACCGACGCCGACCGCGATGACACGCCCGCCCGCGATCACCGGGCTCGCGCGCACGCCGGCGATGTCCGACAGCGCGCCGGTGCCCGCCGCGGCCAGGCTCTCGCTCCAGAGCACCCGCCCGTCGGTGGCGCGCAGCGCGAACAACTCGCCGGAGGGGAAGCCGCAGACCACCGCCTCGCCCTCGACCGCCGGGGCGGGCAGGCCGAAGGGGATGGTGACGGTGGGGGTCGCGCGGTGGGTCCAGATGCGGCGCCCGTCCTCGGCCGACAGGCAGACCAGGTGACTCGCGACGGTGGGCACGAGGACGCGGCCCTCGGCGATGGTGGGCGCGCCGCGCGCCGGGGCGGGCAGGTCCACGCGCCAGCGAATGGCGCCATCCGCGGCGTTCAGCGCCAGCAGTTCTGACAGGCCGGTGGCGACGAACAGCGTATCCCCCGCCAGCCCCAGGCCAGGACCGATCGACCCCGCGCTCTCGTTCGGCCGACTGACGTCGCGCCGCCAGCGCCGCCCGCCGGTCGCGAGGTCGATGGCCACGACATCGCTCGAGGCATCGCCGGCGAAGACCATGCCGCCGCCCGCCACGGGCCCGGCGGCCAGGCGCTGGCGGTAGCCCGTGCCGCTGCCGAATCCGCTGCTCCAGGCGCGCGAAAGTGCGCCGCCCAGCGCAGGATGCCCGCCGGAATGCGCCGCATCGCCGCCCTGCTGCGGCCAGTCGGCGCGCGGGACGGGCGCCGGCAGCACCACCGCGGTGCCCTGGGCGTTGGCATCCACCTGCAGGGTGCGTTCAGGCACGGTCATCACGGCGCGGCGGTCGCCTTCGAAGCGTTCGCGGCGCTCGCCGAAGATGTTGTCGATCGTCTCGCAGCCGCCGAGCAGCCCGGCGGTGCCGAACAGCGCGGCGCGGCGCGTGAGGCGCGCGGCCATCAGCCGGCGATCCCCGCGGCAATGCGCTGGGCGCGGTCGCGGATGGCGCGCGGCGCGGTCACGTCGGCGGCCAGGGCTTCCAGCGTGCGGCGCGCCTCGGCCGGCTGGCCGGCGCGCAGCGCGACCAGGGCGGCGAGTTCGCGCGCCGACGCACTCCAGGGCTGGTCGGGGCGCGCCAGCGGCGCGATGCGCGCGGCGAGCACCGCGGGATCGCCGCTGTCGATCGACCGCAGGACCCACATCAGCGACGCCAGGTCGCGATAGAGCGGATCGATCGAGGTATCTGCGGCGACGCGGTCGTACAGCGCGAGCGCGGCGGCGCGGTCGCCGGTCTCGGCCTTCAGCGCGGCGGCGCGCAGCAGGGCGATGGTGCGGTAGCCGGCCGGCGCCTGCGGCGCCAGGCCTTCGAACCGGCCGGTGATCGCGGGCAGGTCGGCACCCTCGGCCTCGGCAGCGCGATGCGCGGCCAGGAAGGCGGTGGCGGCGGCATCGCGCTGGCGGCCTTCGTACCATTGCCAGCCCTGCCAGCCGGCGACGCCGGCGATGACCAGCACGAGCGCGCCGATCACCGGCGTGGCGAAGCGCCGCCACATCTGGGCGGCGCGTTCGGCGCGGAGATCCTCCGCCACCTCGTCGAAGATATCGGGCAAGTGCGGCACCTCTGTCTGCGGCGGGCGGGCCTGGCCCACCCCCCGGAAGGGGGCGGACCATACAGGCCCGTTGGCGGGGCGTTAAGCCCGCAAGGGTTTCCATGCGGCATGCGCCTTCCCGCCCTTCCCCTGCTGGCTGCCCTGCTGCCCGGCTGTGCCGCGATCGGCGCACCGGGCGCGCCCCTCATTGCCATCCCCGCGGTGGTCGAGGCCGTCTCGTTGCGCGCCTTCGGGCGTACGGTTGGCGACGGCCTCGTTTCACTGGCAACGGGGGAGGATTGCTCGATCGCGCGAATTGGCCGGGGCGATTCGTATTGCGGGCAGGACAATGCGCCAACGCCGCCGCCGATGTGCACCCGGTCGCTCGGCGCGGTCGATTGCTGGACGGTGCCGCCGGCGGCCTGGCCGGCCTATCGCGGCGTGGCGGACGGCCCGGCGACGCTGACCGAGGCGCAGGAGAACAACCGCATCGGCTGGGGCGGGCGGATCACCCGGGCGCTGGAACGCGCCGCCACGCCGGCCCCTGCCCCGCCGCCCGAACCGGTGCAGGTGGTGGTGCCGGCACCCACCGTCGTGATGGCCCCGATCCCCGCCCCTTCCCCCGCCATCCAGGCGGTGGCGGCCGAGGCGGCGGCCCGCGCGGTGCCAGGGCCGCCCCAGGGTGCGGCGGCCGGCGCGGCGGTGCGCGCGCTCGAGGCGACGCAGCCCTCCGCAGGGCAGTAGGGCCGCGCGCTGCCACATGGAACCGCTGGCGCGGCAGCGTCGACCGGGCGGTGGCTCCTGCGGGGCCTCGTGCTGACCAGAGAAGGGCGCCGCCCGGATGATGCCATCCGGCTGGATCACGCCCGAGAGCAGATCCCAATCAGATCAGGTGGATATGCCCGCACGTCCAAACGGCAGGAGGCGTTGCCGCGAGCCGAGGTGCGCGGCGGCCCTCAGCCGCCCAGGCGGATCGTTTCGCCGTTGCCGGGCCCGCCGGGCTCGCACAGCGCGGCGATGCCTGGGGCGACCGCCGCCGGGTCGGCGATGCGCGACGGATCCTGGCCGGGGAAGGCATTGGCGCGCAGTTGCGTCGCGACCGGGCCGGGGTCGGCCAGGATGACACGCAGCGGGGTGGTCGCGACCTCAGCGGCCCAGCAGCGCACCAGGTGCTCCATTCCCGCCTTGGCGGCGCCGTACAGGCCCCAATAGGCGGCGGGGGCGGCCGCGACCGCATCGGTCAGCACCACCGCACAGCCGGCGGGCGCGGCGCGCAAGGGTGGGTCGCAGGTGCGAATCATCCGCCAGGTGGCGGACAGGTTCACCGCCAGCGACTCCTCCATGTCCCGCGGCTGGATATGCGCCACGGGCGTCAGCTTCGGCAGCACCCCGGCCGCATGGACCAGGATGTCGAGCCGCCCGAATCGCGCAACGACGGACGGCCCCAGCATGTCAATGTCCTGCGCGCGCTTCTGCAGGTCGAGCGGCAGCAGCGTGGCCGGCAGCCCGCCCGTGGCGCGGATGGCGTCGTCCGTTTCCTCGAGCCCGCCCTGAGTGCGCGCCACCAGCACGCATTGCGCTCCGCGGCGGGCGAGTTCGACGGCGACGGCAGCGCCGATCCCGCGGGAGGCGCCGGTGACCAGGGCAACCTGGCCGGTGAGGGAAGACATGGCGGTGGGCGTTCTCGGCTGTGGCGGGTGCGTGCGGGCGCACTCCTTCACCGGATGGCGCGCGGTGTCAAAGTCGCGACGGTCAGCCCGCCGGGCCGGTGCGGCGCGCCATCAGGCGGTTGCCGGGGCGCTCGGAGGCATAGGCCACCTCGGCGAAGCCGCGCAGGCGGTGTTCGATGCTTTCGAAGGCGGCGCGCTGGGCGGGGCTGAGCGGGGCGTCCGGCGTCTCGGTCCGATGCGTCAGGTAGCGCGCGAGCGTGCCGGCGCCGCGGCGATGCGCGGCGGCGACCAGCGCGCCCTCGCTCAGCGTGATCTCCTGGCCGTTCAGGCCACGGATGGTGAGGCCCACCACGCCCATGGTGCCGCCGCGGTCGAGGATGGTCTCCTGCCGCGCGAGGTAGGCCGACATCGCGGCCTCCTGCGCGGCGGGGCTGGCGAGGAAGCTCGCCTCGTCGGTCACGCCGTGGCGTTGGGCGGTGGCGGACCAGGCGCCGTCGGGGTCCATCCAGCCGATGTCACGCAGCGCGATGGGCAGGAACTGGTAGCGGCCGAGCGCGCCGGAGGATGGGTTGCGCAGGCCATAGCCGTCGTTGACGTGTTCGGCGCTGCGCTCGGCCTCGGCGATGCGGTGGCGGAACAGGGCGTTGGCCTGGCCTTCCCAGGGGCGCAGGCTGGGGGCCTGCAGGGTGCCCGGGGCGACCGGGCGGGCCACCACCGGCGTCGCGGCCGGGGCCGGGATGCGCGCGACGGCGGGCTGCGCCGCCGGGCGCGGCTGCGGCGCCGGCGTGGGCACGGCGGGCGGGGTGGCCCGTGCCAGCGCGGGCTTGAAGTCCCGGGCCTTGGGCGCACGCCCCGGCGGCGTGGCGGGCGGAGCCGGCGGGCCGGCCGGACGGGGGGCGGTCGGGCTGGTCATGCCGGCACATCCTGCCGGGTGAAGGTCAAGGAGAGGTGAAGCGGGCCAGGTTCGGCGCGGATCGACGTCGACACGGGATTCAATGCCCCCGGGAGCCCGGGCCCGATGACACGGCGGTTCCTGCGGCAAGCGCCGCTACACCCAGCGCCGCACCCGCGCCCGGTAGGCCGCGTAGGCCGCGCCGAACCGGGTGGCGAGGTAGGCTTCCTCCTTCGCCACCACCAGCCGGTCCAGCACCAGGTGCGCCAGCACCACCGCAACCCAGCCCCACAGATCCCCCCAGCGCAGCGCGAAGCCCGCCACCGCGAGCAGGAAACCCAGGTAGATCGGGTTGCGGCTGAAGCGGAACGGCCCGCCCTCGACCATCGCCGCGTCGGGCTTGTCGGGGCGCGGATCGGTGCCGGCGCGCACCATCACCAGGATGGCCCAGCCGATCAGCGCGAGGGCCGCGAAGATCAGCAGCGAACCGAAGGCCGGCAGCGGCGGGCCGATCGGCACCGGGACCAGCTGGCGCAGCAGCCAGGCGGCCGCCAGCAGCGCGGCCACCAGCACCGGCGGCGGAATGCGCACGCCCGGGCCGTGGTCGGGGGTCGTCATGCCTGCTCGCGCGCGGGCAGGCGCATCCAGTCAGGGACCTCGGGATGCACCAAGGATGACCCGGCGCGCAGCGGCCCCCGGTCCAGCGCATCCAGGCGCAGCAGGGCGAGGCCGAGCCGATCCCGCCCCGAGCGCATCTGGCCGACCTCGGCGCCGGCCTCGTCGGTCAGAGCCGCGCCATGCGGCGGCAAGGGGCCGTCCACCAGCACCGGCACGAGCCGCCGCTTGAGCAGCCCACGATAGCGCGTGCGGGCCGTCAGTTCCTGGCCCATGTAGCAGCCCTTCGACCACGAGACGCCGTTCAGTTCGTCGAAGCCACCTTCGAGTAGGACGGATTTCTCGCTCTCCATGTCCTTCGAGCCATCCGGCAGGCCCAGCCGAAGGCGATGGAGGTCGTACGCCTCGGCTGTCTCCGATCCGGCCAGCGGCGTCCGCGCAAGGATCCGCCAGCCCGCTTCCGGCAGACGGGGGTCGCGGCCGCCGAAACCCTCGAGGATCTCGCCCGCGCCCCAGGCGGCATGGACGTGCCAGTCCTCCGACGCATCGCGCAGTTCGACCTTGGAGCGCAGCCGGAAGCGCGAAAGCCGCTGCAGAAGCATCGGGATCTGCGCGCGCTCGGCATCGAGCAGCAACGAGTCGCCGGTGGCGAGGACGAAGAAATCCGCCAGCCACTTCCCCTGGGGGGTCAGCAGGGCGGCCCAGACGGCCGTCCCGCCCGGGATGGCGGATACGTCATTCGACACAAGGCCTTGCAGAAAGGCGACCCGGTCCGGGCCGGTCAGTTCGAGCACGCCGCGGTCGGGAAGAAGCGCTGTCGTCATGCCAGCACAGGTGTGCCGGCCAGGGCCGCCGCGCAACCACCCCGCCGGCCCGCACGCCCCGCCGCCGGCAGGCCCCGGGCGGGCGGCGGTCCGGCCCGGTGCGCAGCGCCGCGCGCACGGGTGACCGGTGCCGCGGGACGCAGCCTCCCGCCCGCGCGCGGGGCGTGATACAGCCGCGCCGTGCGCGTGCTCTTCATCACCTCGACCCGGATCGGCGACGCCGTGCTGTCCACCGGGCTGCTCGACCACCTGATGCACGCCCACCCGACGGCGCGCTTCACCATCGCCTGCGGTCGCGTGGCCGAGGGCGTGTTCGCCCGCATGCCGAACCTCGAACGCCTGATCCCGATCGAGAAGAAGCGCTACGGCCTGCACTGGCTGGGGCTTTGGGCGACGGTCGCGACCACCCGCTGGGACCTGGTGGTGGACCTGCGCGGATCGGCCATCGCCTGGCTGCTGCCGGCACGCCGACGCGCGGTGATGCGCGGCGGGCGGCGGCCCGGCCACCGCCTGCTGCACCTGGCGCAGACCCTGGGCATCACCCCCGCGCCACGCCCCGTCGCCTGGTTCGGCGCCGCCGAGGCGGCCCGCGCCGCGACGCTGATCCCACCCGGCCCGCCGGTGCTGGCCCTCGGCCCGACCGCGAACTGGGTGCGCAAGGTCTGGCCGGCCGACCGCTTCCTCACCCTCGCCCGCCTGCTCACGCAACCCGGCGGCGCCCTCGACGGCGCGCGTATTGCCGTGCTCGGCGGTCCGGGCGCACAGGAACGCGCCATGGCCCAACCGGTGCTGGACGCCCTGCCCGGCGCGATCGATCTGGTCGGCGCACTTGACCTGCCCGAAGCCGCCGCAGTGCTGTCGCGCTGCGCCCTGTTCGTCGGCAATGATTCCGGCCTGATGCACCTGTCCGCCGCCACCGGCACCGCCACCATCGGCCTGTTCGGCCCCACCCCGGCCTCCGAATACGCCCCGGTCGGTGCCCGCGCGCTGGCCGTGCTCGCCAAAGGCCCGCCCGGCAATGCCCCCATGGGCGCCCTGACCGCCAGCCACGTCGCCGCCGAGGCCACCACGCTGCTGGCGCGGCCGGAGGCGGTGGCGGCATGAGCGGCACGGTCGCTACGGAGGGGGCGTTGCCCCCTCCGTACCTCCCCCACCAAGGGCTTAAGGCCCTTGGAACCCTCGACGTGATCGGGGAGTTCGGCGAGGGGCGTGACGCGACCTTCGCGCAGGGCATCACCGACGATGCCCCTCCCCGAACTCCCCGATTCAAGACCCGCGGTCCAGGGGGCCGTAGCCCCCTGGCGGGTGGGGGTCCGGGGGAGGGCAGAGCCCTCCCCCGTGCGACCGCGCCCGCATGACCGCCCCTCGCCTTTCCGCCCTCATCGTCGCCCGCAACGAGGAGGCCCGCCTGCCTGATTGCCTGGCCTCGGTGGCCTTTGCCGACGAGGTGGTGGTGGTGCTGGATCGCAGCACTGATGGCAGCGCGCGCATTGCGCAGGTCGCCGGGGCGCGGGTGATCGAGGGGGCCTGGGAGCTCGAGGGCGAGCGGCGCAACACCGGCATCGAGGCCTGCACCGGCGATTGGGTGCTCGAGGTCGATGCCGATGAGCGGGTGGATGCGGCGCTGGCGGTTGCGGTGCGGGAGACGATCGCGACCAGCGCGCATGCCTGGCACCAGGTACCGGTCGACAACTACGTGGGTGACAGGCTCGTGCGGTTCGGCTGGGCGGGGAGTTTCGGCACAACATCCGTGCCGCGGCTGTTCCGGCGCGGGGCGAAGCGCTGGCGCGCGCAGCGGGTGCATCCGGGGCTGGACTGGACGGGCACCGAGGGTCCGAAGATCACGCGCGGAGCGCTGGTGCACCTGGTGGATCGCGACATCTCGGACATGCTGCGGCGGCTCGACCGCTATTCCACCGCGAAGGCGGCGGACCTGATCGCGGCGGGGGATATCGGCACACTGCGCGCCAATGTGCGGCGGTTCTTCTCGCGCGGGTTCAAGTCCTATGTCTCCCGCAAGGGCTATCGCGAGGGCGGCTGGGGCGTGCTGCTGGCGCTGTGCACGGGGGCGTTTCCGCTGCTGTCGTATCTGAAGGCGAAGCTGGAGCCCGAGAAGCACGGTGGCGGGCGATGAGGGTCGCACAGGTCATGGCCGGGGCGCGGCACGGTGGGGCGGAAGGCTTCTATGAAAGGCTGACCATTGCGCTGCATGCCG from Roseomonas fluvialis encodes the following:
- a CDS encoding glycosyltransferase family 9 protein, translating into MRVLFITSTRIGDAVLSTGLLDHLMHAHPTARFTIACGRVAEGVFARMPNLERLIPIEKKRYGLHWLGLWATVATTRWDLVVDLRGSAIAWLLPARRRAVMRGGRRPGHRLLHLAQTLGITPAPRPVAWFGAAEAARAATLIPPGPPVLALGPTANWVRKVWPADRFLTLARLLTQPGGALDGARIAVLGGPGAQERAMAQPVLDALPGAIDLVGALDLPEAAAVLSRCALFVGNDSGLMHLSAATGTATIGLFGPTPASEYAPVGARALAVLAKGPPGNAPMGALTASHVAAEATTLLARPEAVAA
- a CDS encoding glycosyltransferase family 2 protein, producing MTAPRLSALIVARNEEARLPDCLASVAFADEVVVVLDRSTDGSARIAQVAGARVIEGAWELEGERRNTGIEACTGDWVLEVDADERVDAALAVAVRETIATSAHAWHQVPVDNYVGDRLVRFGWAGSFGTTSVPRLFRRGAKRWRAQRVHPGLDWTGTEGPKITRGALVHLVDRDISDMLRRLDRYSTAKAADLIAAGDIGTLRANVRRFFSRGFKSYVSRKGYREGGWGVLLALCTGAFPLLSYLKAKLEPEKHGGGR